In Thioalkalivibrio paradoxus ARh 1, the following are encoded in one genomic region:
- a CDS encoding anti-phage dCTP deaminase, with product MLEIDTGIIPPDLDPLKAIDKPELVIGLVGPIGTDRGEIFAALEAALDAYGYTTRRIRVSNTLHELPGLGWLADLERDEFRRIKKHMRAGTLVREITGRADALACFSIAEIRKIRSELHSPVPDTSGPQYDPGTRVRPATAYVLDSLKHPQEIHTLRAVYGRAFIALSIHTPQDKRVRNLSQRLAEAQYDAQNTNKFDVEATKLIQIDEKEEGTALGQDVRSSFPRADFFLNASSTPTIHSDIKRFLALFFNHPFRTPTYDEFGMFFAEASSWRSSDLGRQVGASILSATGELLAVGFNEVPKPNGGYNWEGETPDYRDFQYGKDEGTRQKNLMVAEVLQRIASSNLVSSDKQAEVQKLISDVANGLGHPLTKNLKALSVIEFNRSVHAEMAAICDAASRGVSIRGAQLFVNTFPCHICARHILAAGISRVVYIEPYPKSLTTTLYADQIGQSSSGDCRDTVPFEAFRGVAPRMYQFLFKAQGERKESSGVVTRWNERDANTKLKRYVLSYVAIEQTVVGRLLEKLAEDLNRNEVALVSLQHEEESDHGAK from the coding sequence ATGCTTGAGATAGACACAGGCATAATTCCGCCAGATCTTGATCCGCTCAAGGCTATCGATAAGCCAGAATTGGTCATCGGCTTGGTCGGTCCTATCGGCACCGATCGCGGCGAGATCTTTGCCGCTCTTGAAGCTGCTCTCGACGCCTACGGCTATACTACACGTCGAATCCGCGTCAGCAACACGCTCCATGAGTTGCCCGGACTTGGATGGCTGGCAGATCTTGAACGCGACGAGTTCCGACGCATTAAGAAGCACATGCGTGCTGGGACCTTAGTACGTGAGATCACCGGTCGGGCAGACGCTCTTGCCTGCTTTTCTATCGCTGAAATCAGAAAAATACGCTCTGAACTTCACTCGCCAGTTCCCGATACGAGTGGACCTCAGTACGACCCAGGGACTCGTGTTCGTCCGGCCACCGCGTATGTACTGGATTCGTTGAAACATCCACAAGAGATCCACACGCTTCGTGCTGTATATGGAAGAGCTTTTATTGCTCTCTCCATTCATACACCGCAGGACAAGCGTGTCCGAAACCTCTCTCAGCGATTGGCTGAAGCGCAATACGATGCGCAAAATACGAATAAATTCGACGTCGAAGCAACGAAGCTTATTCAGATTGATGAAAAAGAAGAAGGGACTGCGCTTGGCCAGGATGTGCGCTCTTCTTTTCCGCGAGCAGATTTTTTTCTCAATGCATCCAGCACTCCAACTATCCATTCGGATATAAAGCGATTCTTAGCGCTTTTCTTCAATCACCCGTTCCGGACCCCGACCTACGATGAATTCGGAATGTTCTTCGCAGAAGCATCTTCTTGGCGGTCTTCAGATCTAGGGCGCCAGGTGGGGGCATCTATTCTAAGCGCAACTGGTGAACTTCTTGCTGTCGGGTTTAACGAAGTTCCAAAGCCAAATGGCGGCTACAACTGGGAAGGCGAGACTCCCGACTATCGGGACTTCCAATACGGTAAAGATGAGGGTACTCGTCAAAAGAATCTGATGGTCGCAGAGGTTTTGCAACGGATCGCAAGTAGTAATCTTGTGTCTAGCGACAAACAGGCAGAGGTGCAGAAGCTAATTTCAGATGTTGCCAATGGCCTGGGTCATCCATTAACAAAGAACCTTAAAGCGCTGAGCGTTATTGAATTTAATCGCTCAGTTCATGCAGAGATGGCAGCGATCTGTGATGCAGCGTCACGCGGCGTTTCAATTAGGGGCGCGCAATTATTTGTCAACACCTTTCCCTGCCACATTTGCGCGCGCCACATCCTTGCGGCGGGCATTAGTCGGGTCGTTTACATCGAGCCTTATCCAAAGAGCCTTACAACAACGCTGTACGCGGATCAGATTGGCCAATCGTCGAGTGGTGACTGCCGCGACACAGTACCGTTTGAGGCGTTCAGAGGAGTCGCGCCGCGGATGTACCAGTTCCTTTTTAAGGCGCAGGGTGAAAGAAAGGAAAGCTCCGGTGTGGTAACTAGGTGGAATGAGAGAGATGCAAACACAAAATTAAAGAGGTATGTTCTCTCGTATGTTGCGATTGAGCAGACTGTGGTTGGGCGTCTTTTGGAAAAGCTAGCGGAAGACTTGAATCGTAATGAGGTGGCACTAGTGTCTTTACAACATGAGGAGGAAAGCGACCATGGCGCAAAATAA
- the queE gene encoding 7-carboxy-7-deazaguanine synthase QueE produces MTQTAAVPGGARAERAPARLRITETFLSLQGEAAQVGWPTVFVRLTGCPLRCRWCDTAYSFSGGQMLGLDEILDTVAGFGVRHVCVTGGEPLAQPGCPALLEALCERGHAVSLETSGALELREVDPRVRIVMDLKAPASGESARNRLDNLERLRPGDQIKIVLADRADFDWALELLLRHPRPDGVEVLFSPVYGELEPQRLAEWILEARAPVRFQLQLHKLLWGDVAGH; encoded by the coding sequence ATGACGCAGACGGCGGCCGTGCCCGGCGGGGCACGTGCGGAGCGCGCGCCGGCGCGGCTGCGGATCACCGAAACCTTTCTGTCGCTGCAGGGCGAGGCGGCACAGGTGGGCTGGCCCACGGTATTCGTGCGCCTGACCGGGTGCCCGCTGCGCTGCCGCTGGTGCGACACCGCGTACAGTTTTTCCGGTGGCCAGATGCTCGGGCTGGACGAAATCCTGGATACGGTGGCGGGTTTCGGGGTCCGCCACGTTTGCGTGACCGGCGGCGAGCCGCTCGCCCAGCCCGGTTGCCCCGCGTTGCTCGAGGCGCTCTGCGAGCGCGGACACGCGGTGTCGCTCGAGACCAGCGGTGCGCTGGAGCTCAGGGAGGTCGACCCGCGGGTGCGCATCGTGATGGATCTGAAGGCCCCGGCCTCCGGGGAAAGTGCCCGTAACCGGCTGGATAACCTCGAACGGCTCCGGCCCGGCGACCAGATCAAGATCGTGCTTGCCGATCGCGCGGACTTCGACTGGGCCCTGGAGCTGCTGTTGCGCCATCCGCGGCCGGACGGCGTCGAGGTGCTGTTCTCCCCGGTGTACGGCGAACTCGAGCCGCAGCGGCTCGCCGAGTGGATTCTGGAAGCGCGCGCGCCGGTGCGCTTCCAGCTGCAGTTGCACAAGCTGCTTTGGGGCGATGTCGCGGGCCACTGA
- the tolB gene encoding Tol-Pal system beta propeller repeat protein TolB, which produces MKRRGLQIWFLGVLMLLAGPAAAVLEVTVTEGVTGAIPVAVAPFAWDGAGSPPEDVAQIVGANLARSGLFEVLSRQALPEAPESPDGFLAESWAAVGAEYLVIGRQRPEPEQEQVLIEFHVFDVLANQRLGGFRIPVPLDMMRRGAHRVSDIVYEEITGDKGAFSARIAYVGVAGEGDRRRFTLEVADSDGANPRTLFRSSAPLMSPDWSPDGRELVYVSFENRRSEVFRQNVETGARQRIAAFQGINSAPVWSPDGRRIALTLSRDGTANIYMLELDSGELTPVVRSNAIDTEPAWSPDGDTLYFTSDRAGSPQVYQLQLPGGTPRRLTFEATSAGAPTVSPDGKSLVYVHAGDGGLRLARLDLESRRVTLLTRGRYDKSPSFAPNGSMVIYSTTDRGRGILGSVSRDGQVHQRLAARSGEVREPAWSPL; this is translated from the coding sequence ATGAAACGAAGAGGTCTTCAGATCTGGTTTCTGGGTGTGCTGATGCTGCTGGCCGGGCCGGCCGCGGCGGTGCTGGAGGTCACGGTCACCGAAGGCGTGACCGGCGCGATCCCGGTGGCTGTCGCGCCTTTCGCCTGGGATGGGGCCGGCAGCCCGCCCGAGGATGTCGCGCAGATCGTCGGTGCGAACCTCGCGCGCAGCGGCCTGTTCGAGGTGCTGTCGCGCCAGGCGTTGCCCGAGGCGCCGGAGAGTCCGGACGGCTTTCTGGCCGAGAGCTGGGCCGCGGTGGGCGCCGAATACCTGGTGATCGGCCGGCAGCGGCCGGAACCGGAGCAGGAGCAGGTGCTGATCGAGTTCCACGTGTTCGACGTGCTGGCGAACCAGCGCCTCGGCGGCTTCCGCATCCCGGTGCCGCTGGACATGATGCGCCGCGGCGCGCACCGCGTGTCGGACATCGTCTACGAGGAAATCACCGGCGACAAAGGCGCGTTCAGCGCGCGCATCGCCTATGTCGGGGTCGCGGGTGAGGGGGACCGGCGCCGGTTCACGCTGGAAGTGGCGGATTCCGACGGCGCCAACCCGCGCACGCTGTTTCGTTCCAGCGCGCCGCTGATGTCGCCGGACTGGTCGCCCGACGGGCGCGAACTCGTCTACGTGTCGTTCGAGAACCGCCGTTCCGAGGTGTTCCGGCAGAACGTCGAGACCGGCGCGCGCCAGCGCATTGCGGCGTTCCAGGGCATCAACAGCGCGCCGGTGTGGTCTCCCGACGGCCGGCGCATCGCGCTGACGCTGTCGCGCGACGGCACCGCCAACATCTACATGCTGGAACTCGACAGCGGCGAACTGACCCCGGTGGTGCGTTCGAACGCGATCGACACCGAGCCGGCCTGGTCTCCGGACGGCGATACGCTCTACTTCACGTCCGACCGTGCGGGTTCGCCCCAGGTGTATCAGCTGCAGCTCCCGGGCGGCACCCCCCGGCGTCTGACCTTCGAGGCGACCTCGGCGGGGGCGCCCACGGTGTCGCCCGATGGCAAGTCTCTGGTGTACGTCCACGCCGGCGACGGTGGCCTGCGGCTCGCGCGGCTGGATCTGGAATCGCGCCGGGTCACGCTGCTGACCCGCGGGCGCTACGACAAGTCGCCGAGTTTCGCACCGAATGGCAGCATGGTGATCTACTCGACCACGGATCGCGGCCGCGGCATCCTCGGGTCCGTAAGCCGGGATGGCCAGGTGCACCAGCGGCTGGCCGCGCGTTCGGGCGAGGTGCGCGAGCCCGCCTGGTCACCACTGTAA
- a CDS encoding glycoside hydrolase family protein: MGGTQRHCPVLATETDKRLAAIVDFTFNLGAGRLQISTLRQRINERDWLAAKREIWLWVDGGA, from the coding sequence TTGGGCGGGACGCAGCGGCACTGCCCGGTGCTCGCCACCGAGACGGACAAGCGTCTGGCGGCTATCGTCGACTTCACGTTCAACCTCGGTGCGGGTCGTTTGCAGATATCCACGCTGCGGCAGCGGATCAACGAGCGGGACTGGCTAGCCGCGAAGAGGGAGATCTGGCTCTGGGTCGACGGGGGGGCATAA
- the tnpC gene encoding IS66 family transposase, translating into MPEAAQKLPKDPAELHAIIARMAAEKVAREQRFEAELQARDAELRVRNETIDKLDRKIELLLERLDLLRHQRFGPKADRVAREQLALFDEAELNVLIEELDAQIAEAKAPPRSERTEPKKQTPKRKPLPAHLPRVERILDLSEAEQAALAETHVRIGFDESEQLGVLPKQYYVIKIKRAKYAPIHADVPGAEAGLRIAPRPAQILPKAIAHSSLLAEVVTGKFVDGLPLYRQEKVFAREGIELSRQTLSGWIVQLATPLAPVLAALKQHLTQGPVLQIDETPVQVLDEPGRANTTKSYMWVYRGGPSGRPVIWFQYAPSRSGEVPIDFLFPEGDGRPPELRFYLQTDGYAGYHALAEKEGIRGHMGCWAHVRRKAVEAANSRTKTGAAHAFVALIGKLYEVERRIRGTAPEHRHAVRREQSQPILDEIQAWLDDKAQKVLPKGLLGEAIQYARRQWPILITFLQDGHLEIDNNLAENAIRPFALGRKAWLFSGSPRGAEASAMLYTLVETAKANGLEPRAYLHYLFETLPAVTTPGGIAALLPHRLTPEDLKIPAPEL; encoded by the coding sequence ATGCCCGAAGCCGCTCAGAAGCTCCCCAAGGACCCCGCGGAGCTGCACGCGATCATCGCCCGGATGGCGGCCGAGAAGGTCGCGCGGGAACAGCGCTTCGAGGCCGAGTTGCAGGCACGCGATGCAGAACTTCGGGTGCGGAACGAGACCATCGATAAGCTCGACCGCAAGATCGAGCTCCTCCTGGAGCGCCTGGATCTGCTGCGCCACCAGCGCTTCGGACCGAAGGCGGATCGCGTCGCGCGGGAGCAGCTCGCGCTCTTTGACGAAGCCGAGCTGAACGTCCTGATCGAGGAACTGGACGCCCAGATCGCCGAAGCCAAGGCGCCGCCACGCTCGGAACGTACCGAACCCAAGAAGCAGACCCCGAAGCGCAAGCCGCTGCCGGCGCACCTGCCGCGGGTGGAGCGCATCCTGGACCTGTCCGAGGCGGAACAGGCGGCGCTCGCCGAGACCCACGTGCGGATCGGCTTCGACGAGTCCGAGCAGCTGGGGGTGCTGCCCAAGCAGTACTACGTGATCAAGATCAAGCGCGCCAAGTACGCGCCGATCCACGCCGACGTACCCGGCGCCGAGGCGGGGCTGCGGATCGCACCCCGCCCGGCGCAGATCCTGCCGAAAGCCATCGCGCACAGTTCGCTGCTCGCGGAGGTGGTTACGGGCAAGTTCGTCGATGGCCTGCCGCTGTACCGCCAGGAGAAGGTCTTCGCCCGCGAGGGCATCGAGCTCTCCCGCCAGACCCTGTCCGGCTGGATCGTACAACTGGCCACCCCGCTCGCCCCGGTGCTGGCCGCTTTGAAGCAGCACCTGACCCAAGGCCCGGTGCTGCAGATCGACGAGACCCCGGTGCAGGTGCTCGATGAACCGGGCCGGGCCAACACCACCAAGTCCTATATGTGGGTCTACCGCGGTGGGCCGTCTGGAAGACCAGTGATCTGGTTCCAGTACGCCCCGAGCCGCAGCGGCGAGGTGCCGATCGACTTCCTGTTCCCGGAAGGAGACGGCCGGCCTCCGGAACTCCGGTTCTATCTGCAGACGGATGGCTATGCGGGCTATCACGCGCTGGCAGAGAAAGAGGGCATCCGGGGCCACATGGGGTGCTGGGCCCACGTCCGGCGCAAGGCCGTCGAGGCGGCCAACAGTCGAACCAAGACCGGGGCCGCGCATGCCTTCGTGGCCTTGATCGGCAAGCTCTACGAGGTCGAGCGCCGGATCCGCGGCACGGCCCCGGAACACCGCCACGCGGTGCGGCGGGAACAGTCGCAGCCGATCCTGGATGAGATCCAGGCCTGGCTCGACGACAAGGCGCAGAAGGTGCTGCCCAAGGGCCTGCTGGGCGAGGCGATCCAGTATGCCCGCAGGCAGTGGCCGATCCTGATCACGTTCCTGCAGGACGGTCACCTCGAGATCGACAACAATCTGGCCGAGAACGCGATCCGGCCATTCGCCCTGGGGCGCAAGGCGTGGCTGTTCAGCGGCAGCCCGCGCGGTGCCGAGGCCAGTGCGATGCTCTACACCCTGGTGGAGACGGCGAAGGCCAACGGCCTGGAGCCGCGCGCCTACCTGCATTACCTGTTCGAGACCCTGCCGGCGGTGACCACCCCGGGCGGCATCGCGGCCCTGCTGCCGCATCGGCTCACGCCCGAGGATCTGAAAATCCCGGCGCCGGAACTGTAA
- the tolA gene encoding cell envelope integrity protein TolA produces the protein MFSLIRQHFGQLLLVLLLHLVLFGALVLNVSFLHPSASSAVRFSPDPAEVIEAVALDVETFERIEREFRTAEQERIAAELQAEEDARREEERQRQEELRRQREEQERREAEERARQEALRAAEEAREEARRVAEEAQREAQRVAEEARRMADAERARIEQERREAEAERARAEQERRAAEEARRAAEEARRAEEAERREREAAAQREREAAEQRRAEEEARRREAQARELEEQRRREQMEQERQRLAQAQAQREAAERRARQDALRDAYVAEVQSTVERRWRRPDGLRSGDEAFVLVRVNPDTGRILSFQVQSCSGASAFCDSVRQTMERLQSLPRPPDAAVVQGGIRIRFAPDQG, from the coding sequence GTGTTCAGCCTGATTCGACAGCACTTTGGCCAGCTGCTGCTGGTGCTTCTGCTGCACCTGGTGTTGTTCGGGGCGCTGGTGCTGAACGTGTCGTTCCTGCATCCCTCGGCGTCGTCCGCGGTGCGGTTTTCGCCGGATCCCGCGGAGGTGATCGAGGCGGTCGCGTTGGACGTCGAAACCTTCGAGCGCATCGAGCGCGAGTTCCGTACCGCCGAACAGGAGCGTATCGCAGCGGAACTGCAGGCCGAGGAAGACGCGCGCCGTGAGGAGGAGCGCCAGCGCCAGGAGGAGCTGCGGCGCCAGCGCGAGGAGCAGGAACGGCGCGAGGCCGAGGAACGGGCCCGGCAGGAGGCGCTGCGAGCCGCCGAGGAGGCGCGCGAGGAAGCCCGGCGGGTGGCCGAGGAGGCCCAGCGGGAGGCCCAGCGCGTCGCCGAAGAGGCCCGGCGCATGGCCGATGCCGAACGGGCGCGCATCGAGCAGGAACGGCGCGAGGCCGAGGCCGAGCGCGCGCGTGCCGAGCAGGAACGCCGTGCGGCGGAGGAAGCGCGCCGCGCTGCCGAGGAGGCGCGGCGCGCCGAGGAGGCGGAACGCCGGGAGCGGGAAGCCGCGGCTCAGCGGGAACGCGAGGCCGCGGAGCAGCGCCGGGCCGAAGAAGAGGCGCGCCGGCGCGAGGCCCAGGCGCGCGAACTGGAAGAGCAGCGCAGGCGCGAGCAGATGGAACAGGAACGCCAGCGTCTGGCGCAGGCGCAGGCGCAGCGCGAGGCGGCCGAACGACGCGCCCGGCAGGACGCGCTGCGGGATGCCTACGTGGCCGAGGTGCAGAGCACGGTCGAGCGCCGCTGGCGCCGGCCCGACGGTCTGCGCAGCGGTGACGAGGCCTTCGTGCTGGTCAGAGTCAATCCCGACACTGGGCGTATCCTGAGTTTTCAGGTGCAGAGCTGCTCCGGGGCGTCAGCCTTCTGCGACTCCGTGCGCCAGACCATGGAGCGGTTGCAGTCCCTGCCCCGTCCACCGGACGCCGCAGTCGTCCAGGGCGGGATCCGAATCCGTTTTGCGCCCGATCAGGGCTAG
- the queC gene encoding 7-cyano-7-deazaguanine synthase QueC, protein MSRATDRTGQGGGTEGGRAAVVLLSGGLDSATCLALARAAGYRCHALSVDYGQRHRAELEAAGRVAAALGAASHRVIRIDLGAIGGSALTDSSIPVPETPTEGIPVTYVPARNTTLLALSLALTEALDLDEIFIGVNAVDYSGYPDCRPEFIAAFENLANLATRAGAEGRRFRIRAPLLTMTKAEIIGVGTACRLDYSLTVSCYQADAEGRACGVCDSCRIRRAGFEAAGVPDPTRYRPDAPA, encoded by the coding sequence ATGTCGCGGGCCACTGACCGAACCGGGCAGGGCGGCGGCACGGAGGGCGGTCGTGCCGCGGTGGTGCTGCTTTCCGGCGGCCTCGACTCCGCGACCTGTCTTGCGCTGGCGCGGGCTGCTGGGTACCGCTGTCACGCGCTGAGCGTGGATTACGGCCAGCGCCATCGCGCCGAGCTGGAGGCCGCGGGCCGGGTCGCGGCCGCGCTCGGCGCGGCCAGCCACCGGGTCATCCGGATCGACCTCGGTGCGATCGGCGGTTCCGCCCTCACGGATTCCTCGATACCCGTGCCGGAAACACCCACCGAGGGAATCCCCGTAACCTATGTGCCCGCCCGCAACACCACGTTGCTGGCGCTGTCGCTGGCGCTGACTGAGGCACTCGACCTGGACGAGATCTTCATCGGCGTGAATGCGGTCGACTATTCCGGATACCCGGACTGCCGGCCCGAGTTCATCGCGGCCTTCGAGAATCTGGCCAATCTGGCGACGCGGGCTGGGGCCGAGGGCCGCCGCTTCCGGATCCGGGCACCGCTGCTGACCATGACCAAGGCCGAGATCATCGGTGTCGGTACCGCCTGCCGGCTCGACTACTCGCTGACCGTCAGCTGCTACCAGGCCGATGCCGAAGGCCGGGCCTGCGGAGTCTGCGACAGCTGCAGGATCCGGCGTGCCGGATTCGAGGCCGCCGGTGTGCCCGACCCCACCCGCTACCGGCCCGATGCCCCGGCTTGA
- a CDS encoding IS3 family transposase (programmed frameshift), with protein MPRYSEEFKAKVVEKMMPPNARAVADVHRETGVSEPTLYAWRREFQDRGHAVPADPANPESWSGRDKLAVVIETAALNEQALSEYCRCKGLYPEQIERWKEAAMAGSADPQRLTRDERAAWQQEKKRVRDLERELRRKEKALAEAAALLVLKKKGPGDLGGRRGRMITPETRALALDLIDEAVAAGARLTPACAVLGLTPRTLRRWRALAGSDTGLVDRRTCTPRVPANRLSAEEQETILTVCNAPEYRSLPPTQIVPRLADQGVYIASEASFYRVLRAHDQVQRRGRAAAPRQVPKPEGVCATAPNVCWAWDITFLASSIRGQFYRLYLIEDVFSRKVVGWEVHTEESAEHASRLIERACLAEGVHRPGLVLHSDNGSPMKGATMLSTLQRLGVVPSFSRPSVSDDNPYAESLFRTLKYTPAFPPQPFASLADARAWVARFVHWYNEEHRHSKIRFVTPGQRHRGEDIAILAHRHRVYQDAQRANPTRWSRHTRNWTPIDHVWLNPPKEHAQTPALMVAQAA; from the exons ATGCCACGGTACAGCGAAGAGTTCAAAGCCAAGGTGGTCGAGAAGATGATGCCGCCCAATGCCCGGGCGGTGGCCGACGTGCACCGGGAGACGGGGGTGTCGGAACCCACCCTGTATGCCTGGCGCCGGGAGTTCCAGGACCGGGGGCATGCGGTGCCGGCGGATCCGGCGAACCCGGAATCCTGGAGTGGCCGGGACAAGCTCGCGGTGGTGATCGAAACCGCCGCGCTGAATGAGCAGGCGCTCTCGGAGTACTGCCGGTGCAAGGGTCTGTATCCCGAGCAGATCGAGCGCTGGAAGGAAGCGGCCATGGCCGGCAGCGCCGATCCCCAGCGGCTGACCCGGGACGAGCGTGCCGCCTGGCAGCAGGAGAAGAAGCGCGTGCGCGACCTGGAGCGCGAGCTGCGCCGGAAAGAGAAAGCCCTGGCCGAGGCAGCCGCCTTGCTGGTGTTGAAAAAAAAAG GCCCAGGCGATCTGGGGGGACGACGAGGACGCATGATCACGCCCGAGACCCGTGCCTTGGCGCTGGACCTGATCGACGAGGCGGTCGCCGCCGGTGCCCGGCTCACCCCGGCCTGTGCGGTCCTCGGCCTGACGCCGCGCACGCTGCGCCGCTGGCGCGCCCTCGCCGGCAGCGACACCGGGCTGGTGGACCGGCGCACCTGCACCCCGCGGGTGCCGGCCAACCGCCTGAGTGCCGAAGAGCAGGAGACGATCCTGACGGTCTGTAACGCGCCGGAGTACCGTAGCCTGCCACCGACCCAGATCGTGCCGCGCCTGGCCGACCAGGGCGTGTACATCGCGTCCGAGGCGAGCTTCTACCGCGTGCTGCGGGCCCATGACCAGGTACAGCGCCGGGGCCGGGCGGCGGCCCCACGGCAGGTGCCCAAACCGGAGGGGGTCTGCGCGACTGCGCCCAATGTTTGCTGGGCGTGGGACATCACCTTCCTGGCCTCTTCGATCCGGGGGCAGTTCTACCGCCTGTACCTGATCGAGGACGTCTTCAGCCGCAAGGTCGTCGGCTGGGAGGTGCACACCGAGGAAAGCGCCGAACACGCCAGTCGCCTGATCGAACGCGCCTGTCTCGCCGAGGGCGTCCATCGCCCGGGCCTGGTGCTGCACTCGGATAATGGCAGCCCCATGAAGGGTGCCACCATGCTCAGCACCTTGCAGCGCCTGGGTGTCGTCCCGTCCTTCAGTCGCCCCTCGGTGAGCGACGACAACCCCTACGCGGAAAGCCTGTTCCGGACCTTGAAATACACGCCGGCCTTTCCGCCTCAGCCGTTTGCCAGCCTCGCCGACGCCCGCGCTTGGGTCGCGCGCTTCGTCCACTGGTACAACGAGGAACATCGCCACAGCAAGATCCGCTTCGTCACCCCCGGCCAGCGTCATCGCGGGGAGGACATCGCGATCCTGGCGCACCGGCACCGGGTGTACCAAGACGCCCAACGCGCCAACCCGACACGCTGGTCGCGGCACACGCGCAACTGGACACCGATCGATCACGTCTGGCTCAACCCACCGAAGGAACATGCCCAAACGCCAGCCCTGATGGTCGCTCAGGCGGCATGA
- the ybgF gene encoding tol-pal system protein YbgF, with protein sequence MTGYTDATVIRRTRCSVAGVLGLALLLLGAPAGAQSGSPVVTQHQLQMVDSRLERVERLLDSGVLTEMLQNTDELQAELRRLRGQVERLEHEVRTLRARQHDESRRLEERLALLEGDLTAREPAAPVPEVIDTLPDADEQGAYQAAFDKLMSGDYPEAILNLERFMERWPDGVYSANALYWLGEAKYASQDYEGALVDFQAVRDRFPDSDKAGDALLKIGYSHFELGQADQAREALNRVVSEHAGTTLSRLAQDRLRRLDGR encoded by the coding sequence ATGACTGGCTATACGGATGCCACCGTAATCCGCCGGACCCGCTGCTCCGTAGCAGGGGTGCTCGGGCTTGCGCTGCTGCTCCTGGGCGCTCCGGCCGGGGCACAGTCCGGCTCGCCCGTGGTCACGCAGCACCAGCTGCAGATGGTCGACAGCCGCCTGGAGCGGGTCGAGCGTCTGCTCGATTCGGGCGTGCTGACCGAGATGCTCCAGAACACCGATGAACTGCAGGCGGAGCTGCGCCGGCTACGCGGGCAGGTGGAACGCCTCGAACACGAGGTTCGGACCCTGCGTGCCCGGCAGCACGACGAAAGCCGCCGGCTCGAGGAGCGTCTGGCCTTGCTGGAAGGCGACCTGACCGCTCGGGAGCCCGCCGCACCGGTGCCCGAGGTGATCGATACGTTGCCGGATGCGGACGAACAGGGGGCCTACCAGGCGGCCTTCGACAAGTTGATGTCCGGCGATTATCCGGAGGCGATCCTGAATCTCGAGCGTTTCATGGAACGCTGGCCGGACGGTGTCTACTCGGCCAATGCACTGTACTGGCTTGGGGAGGCCAAGTACGCAAGCCAGGATTACGAGGGCGCTCTGGTCGATTTCCAGGCGGTTCGGGACCGCTTTCCCGACAGCGACAAGGCCGGCGATGCACTGCTGAAGATCGGCTACTCCCATTTCGAGCTGGGCCAGGCCGACCAGGCGCGTGAGGCGTTGAATCGGGTCGTGTCGGAACACGCGGGAACGACCCTCTCGCGCCTGGCGCAGGATCGGCTGCGCCGGCTGGATGGCCGGTGA
- the pal gene encoding peptidoglycan-associated lipoprotein Pal yields the protein MNAPFRWVLVLLMAGVLAACAQPKREMTDAERAAAEAAAAEAAAAAEAEAAAAEERARREAEAAGIGVDRDLRVDPLDDPQSPLAERLVYFDFDRDTVRSEFIPMLEAHARYLSQHSGARLRLEGHTDERGTREYNLALGERRAQAVRRIMTLNGARDAQLDVISYGEEMPVAFTQTEESWAKNRRVELVYEVRR from the coding sequence ATGAATGCACCGTTTCGTTGGGTTCTGGTATTGCTGATGGCCGGCGTGCTCGCGGCCTGTGCTCAGCCCAAGCGCGAGATGACCGATGCCGAGCGTGCGGCGGCCGAAGCGGCAGCGGCGGAGGCTGCGGCTGCCGCCGAGGCCGAGGCCGCCGCAGCCGAGGAGCGCGCGCGCCGGGAAGCGGAAGCCGCGGGAATCGGAGTCGACCGCGACCTGCGTGTCGACCCGCTCGACGATCCTCAGAGTCCGCTTGCCGAGCGGCTGGTCTATTTCGATTTCGACCGTGATACCGTACGGTCGGAATTCATTCCGATGCTCGAGGCACATGCCCGCTACCTGTCGCAGCATTCCGGCGCCCGCCTGCGTTTGGAGGGGCATACGGACGAGCGCGGAACCCGCGAGTACAACCTCGCGCTGGGCGAACGGCGGGCGCAGGCCGTGCGCCGGATCATGACCCTCAACGGTGCCCGCGATGCCCAGTTGGACGTGATCAGCTACGGCGAGGAGATGCCCGTGGCCTTTACCCAGACCGAGGAATCCTGGGCCAAAAACCGGCGCGTGGAACTCGTCTACGAGGTGCGCCGCTGA